AGGGGCCACTTGCGAAGTGGAATCCATAGGGTGAATCTCCGTTTGCCTGTGATCTTCATGTTCCAAAACCTCTGCTTGCTCTTCCTCAGCGTAAATTGGGTCTTCGTTCCGGGCTTGGTCTTCTTCATGCAGCAGGACAGGCCCTTCATCCACCTCTGCGTTTTTGGAAGCTCGTGCTTCTGCAGCCTTGCGGGACGATCTGGAGTTATAAATCATCAGAAACACAACACCAATCACAACAATTACCGCCAAAATGATCAACATATGAGCATCCTCCTTATCATCCGCCTGTAGGCAGCCTTAATCAATATATTGGTGCCCTATTCTGCGAATAATATTTCACCTTGTTTCGTATAGAGCGACAAAGTAGCGGGAATGCTCCAAACAGGATTGTCAGCAGAAGACGTTCAGCACCGATTGAAAGAGAAGGTGTACAGAAAACCGAATTGAGGAGGAATGATCAGCATGAATTCACGTGCCATTTTGATCAATATCATCGTTATACTGGTGATTTTGGGAGCTGGGGCGGCCGGAATCTACTATTACAACCAATCCACCAGCTACGTTAAAACCGATAATGCGCTTGTTACCGGGCAGCCGATCTCCGTGGCTTCTGCAGTAAGCGGTGAGCTTCGATCCTGGAAAGGCAAGGTAGGAACAACATTTAATGCAGGCGATACCGTAGCCACTGTCACCGCTGCAGGAAAATCCACATCCGTGACGATGCCTGTCAATGGCACCATTGTACAACAAACCGCTGTCGAGAATTCGCTAGTATCTGCCGGTACGCCCCTCGCACGGGCCTATGATTTCAATAACCTGTACGTGACGGCCAATGTGGATGAGACCGCGATTGATAAAATTAAGACGGGTCAGATCGTCGATGTATATGTCGATGCATTTCCAGACACCACATTGACAGGCAAAGTAGACCAGATCGGACTTGCCACTGCGTCCTCCTTTTCGCTGCTGCCGTCGTCCAATACCAATGCGAATTACACCAAAGTAACACAAGTCATCCCGATCATCATTACGATTGAAGGATATAAAGGACTGGGTGTGGTTCCCGGCATGAGCGCTACCGTGCGCGTTCATATCTAAGGCTGCTGATGGATAATCAAGTACCTCTTGGGAAAACCATCGCTGTCCTGCTGCTCGGCGCATTTATCGCCATTCTGAATCAGACTTTGCTCAATGTAGCCATCCCCCATTTGATGAATGACTTTAACGTCTCAGCAACGACCGTGCAGTGGCTATCCACAGCCTATTTGCTGGTAAACGGGGTACTCATTCCGATTACCGCCTACTTGATTGAGTCGTTCGGTACACGCAAATTGTTCGTGACTGCGATGCTGTTGTTTACGTTAGGTTCGTTAATCTGTGCCATCAGTCCTGGATTTACGGTCATGCTTATCGGTCGTATCGTACAAGCCAGTGGAGCCGGTATTATTATGCCTTTGGTTATGAACGTGTTTCTGACTGTATTCCCTCCTGAGAAACGGGGAACCGCCATGGGCACGATGGGCATTGCCATGATGTTTGCTCCGGCCATTGGCCCTACGTTATCTGGATGGATCGTGGAACACTATACCTGGCGAATTCTGTTCTATATGGTCATCCCGCTTGCTTTGCTTGATATTTTGTTTGCCTTCATTTGGCTGAGAAATGTGTCCAAGCTTACTTCACCGAAATTTGATGGTTTTGGCGCATTATTCTCCACCATCGGTTTCGGCTTTCTGTTATATGGATTCAGCTCTGCCGGAGATAAAGGCTGGACCAGTGCAACTGTGCTGTTGACACTGATTATCGGCGTGCTCTTCATCGTCTTCTTTGTCCTCCGAGAGACGGCCATGAAGAACCCGCTGCTGGAATTTCGTGTATTCAAATACGACATCTTCACCATCTCGACGCTGGTCAGTGCAACGATTAACATGGCACTCTTTGGCGGAATGCTGCTGTTACCGATCTATCTGCAAAATATAAGGGGCTTCTCTCCCCTGCAATCCGGCTTACTGCTGCTGCCTGGTGCATTGCTAATGGGGGTCATGTCTCCCATCTCAGGAGCGCTGTTTGACCGGATCGGCTCTCGCCCGCTCGCCATTGTCGGTTTGATCATTACCGCCATCTCCACCTTCGAGTTTAGCAAGTTGACGGGGGAGACGCCCTATGGCCACATCATGATGCTATATACGTTCCGTAGCTTCGGTATGTCCATGCTAATGATGTCTGTACAGACAGAGGGGTTAAACCAATTGCCGCCTCATCTCACCAGTCATGGTACGGCCATGTCCAATACGGTCAGACAGGTCGCAGGTTCGATCGGGACCGCCCTGCTCATTACGGTGATGGCAACTCGCGCAGGCATTCATTTGGCTGATTACAGCAACACTGTGACGACAACCAATGTAGCACTGACGGAACAAGTGGGTGTGCTCGGCACGCAAATGGCAACTGCGGCTGGAATGCCTCCAGAACAAGGCTCCAGCCTTGCATTACAACAGCTCTATGGTATCGCTGTTCAGACGTCAACCATTGAAGGCATTAATGATGCTTTCATCGTAGCGACCTGGATTTCGATCATTGGCCTGTTTCTCTCGTTGTTCCTGCGGCGGGCTCGCTCCCGTCCTCGTAAAGTCAAGCCTGAACGCTAAAATTGGGCGCTTGGCAACCCTAAAGCCTATATAAAACCCTGTATCACGGATCGGATCTGCAAGCTTCCCTTTTATAAATTGAAACAATAAAAAACCGCAAGTCTCTTTAATCAGAGACCTGCGGTTTTTGGCTTGCACTATGGATGCTGGGGCATGGATGAATTGTCATCCTTGGCAGCCTCTCTCGCCTTAACGGCAAGCAGTTCCGATACGGTTACAAAACGATAACCTTGCTCCTGCAACTTGGGCAGAATCGTTTTTAGCGCAGCAACCGTCTGGGACTTGCCCTCCACCTTGTCATGAAACAGCACAATATCCCCGTTACGTGCGTTCTTCAGCACTTTGTTCACAATGGCTGATACACCTGG
Above is a window of Paenibacillus sp. E222 DNA encoding:
- a CDS encoding HlyD family efflux transporter periplasmic adaptor subunit, whose amino-acid sequence is MNSRAILINIIVILVILGAGAAGIYYYNQSTSYVKTDNALVTGQPISVASAVSGELRSWKGKVGTTFNAGDTVATVTAAGKSTSVTMPVNGTIVQQTAVENSLVSAGTPLARAYDFNNLYVTANVDETAIDKIKTGQIVDVYVDAFPDTTLTGKVDQIGLATASSFSLLPSSNTNANYTKVTQVIPIIITIEGYKGLGVVPGMSATVRVHI
- a CDS encoding DHA2 family efflux MFS transporter permease subunit — protein: MDNQVPLGKTIAVLLLGAFIAILNQTLLNVAIPHLMNDFNVSATTVQWLSTAYLLVNGVLIPITAYLIESFGTRKLFVTAMLLFTLGSLICAISPGFTVMLIGRIVQASGAGIIMPLVMNVFLTVFPPEKRGTAMGTMGIAMMFAPAIGPTLSGWIVEHYTWRILFYMVIPLALLDILFAFIWLRNVSKLTSPKFDGFGALFSTIGFGFLLYGFSSAGDKGWTSATVLLTLIIGVLFIVFFVLRETAMKNPLLEFRVFKYDIFTISTLVSATINMALFGGMLLLPIYLQNIRGFSPLQSGLLLLPGALLMGVMSPISGALFDRIGSRPLAIVGLIITAISTFEFSKLTGETPYGHIMMLYTFRSFGMSMLMMSVQTEGLNQLPPHLTSHGTAMSNTVRQVAGSIGTALLITVMATRAGIHLADYSNTVTTTNVALTEQVGVLGTQMATAAGMPPEQGSSLALQQLYGIAVQTSTIEGINDAFIVATWISIIGLFLSLFLRRARSRPRKVKPER